The Pyrus communis chromosome 2, drPyrComm1.1, whole genome shotgun sequence genome includes a window with the following:
- the LOC137722081 gene encoding uncharacterized protein isoform X4, protein MASAQNQSANVDLFDAYFRRADLDRDGRISGNEAVAFFQGAGLAKQVLAQIWAHADQRQTGFLGQAEFYNALRLVTVAQSKRELTPEMVKAALYGPAAAKIPAPKINLAATPAPQFNSAAAAPATQGGPVTPTSSQNLGFRGPQVPPQYSSFGAAPATQGGAVTPTSSQDFEFRGPQIRSQFNSAPTATQGGPVTPTSSQNLGFRGLPPSVNVNQQNFISQDGRSIRPPVPPSSSDSQPTQGVAGPGFPSGGSVGGPQPQNSSMSNDWVGGRASGSMSGIPLQVVNKGITPSATQDVFGQATSGPTASLPPRPQAGSGIRPPGPPTKDSKPSNISGNGFAPDSSIGVDVFSATPSQPKQNFPLVSVPFSSTIVPVSAGTQSSASPSTQVGGQPQPAQSFAKANNQVSAQTSATGVSRGAGNSASSQSHLSWPRMTQTDVQKYTNIFVKVDTDRDGKITGEQARDLFLKWGLPREVLKQVWDLSDQDNDSMLSVREFCVALYLMERFREGRPLPAVLPSNVMFDLSNIFQPANNYSNAGNIAWRPASGFQQQQLMPGPGARHMAPPAGGRPPKPIAPSHAVERQQANQQKPRVPELEKHLVNQLSTEEVNSLNSKFKEATEADKKVEELEKEILDAREKIEYFRVKMQELSRCDNRLNEITERASADRREEKKMELYRAIVKMEQEGDGDGMLQDRVDCIQLDLDGVVKTLNERCKNYGLRGKPTTLTELPFGWQPGIQEEAADWDEDWDKFEDEGFTCVKELTLDVSNVLAPPKQKSSSVQKEKAPQVESPTTASSLKVDVKSEKPQSTDVRVVENGAAYDKNEDESAKSAPNSPFASSTVGSPSREFSDSNYGKTTDADASPRNKESQSHDHAGAGSMFSGDKGSDEPAWGTFDNNDDVDSVWGFNAVSTTKDMDQESNKDHYFSGPGEFGLNPIRTGSSQGGGFSQKSRPFTFDDSVPSTPLSAFNSGYSPPRYKDSSEPSFDTFSRFDSFKSTQDTGFFPQPETLGRFDSMRSSRDFDHGNGFPTFDDIPDPFGSSVPFRSSLESQTPRRDSDPFGSSGPFRTSLESQTPRRESDFFGSSAAPFRTSFDSQTSRGDSDAFGSSPFRTSFDSQTPRRDSDPFGSSGPFRTSLETPRKDSDHWSAF, encoded by the exons ATGGCGTCGGCTCAGAACCAATCTGCGAATGTGGATCTCTTCGATGCGTATTTCCGACGAGCAGACTTGGACCGCGATGGCCGGATTAGTGGCAATGAAGCCGTAGCTTTCTTCCAGGGCGCCGGTCTCGCCAAACAGGTCCTTGCgcag ATATGGGCACATGCAGACCAGAGGCAGACTGGATTCCTTGGTCAGGCAGAGTTTTACAATGCCCTTAGACTTGTCACTGTGGCACAAAGTAAGAGAGAACTTACGCCAGAAATGGTGAAGGCAGCATTATATGGCCCAGCTGCAGCTAAAATACCTGCACCCAAGATAAATCTTGCAGCGACTCCTGCCCCTCAGTTCAATTCTGCTGCAGCAGCACCTGCCACTCAGGGTGGTCCTGTTACTCCGACGTCCTCGCAAAATCTTGGGTTTAGGGGACCGCAAGTACCACCTCAGTATAGTTCTTTTGGAGCAGCACCTGCCACTCAGGGTGGTGCTGTCACTCCAACATCCTCCCAAGATTTTGAGTTCAGGGGACCACAAATACGATCTCAGTTTAATTCTGCTCCAACAGCGACTCAGGGCGGTCCTGTTACTCCAACATCTTCCCAGAATCTTGGGTTCAGGGGATTACCTCCAAGTGTGAATGTGAACCAGCAAAATTTCATTTCTCAAGATGGAAGGTCAATTAGGCCTCCAGTGCCTCCATCTAGTTCTGATTCCCAACCCACACAGGGTGTTGCTGGCCCAGGCTTTCCCAGTGGAGGTTCAGTGGGTGGTCCTCAACCACAAAATTCAAGCATGTCGAATGATTGGGTTGGTGGAAGGGCAAGTGGATCAATGTCCGGGATACCCTTGCAGGTTGTAAACAAAGGGATCACTCCTTCTGCAACACAAGATGTATTTGGGCAGGCAACATCAGGACCAACAGCTTCCCTACCACCTAGGCCACAGGCAGGTTCTGGGATCAGACCACCAGGACCACCGACTAAGGATTCCAAACCATCAAATATATCTGGGAATGGCTTTGCTCCCGACTCATCTATTGGAGTCGATGTGTTTTCTGCAACCCCATCTCAACCAAAGCAGAATTTTCCTCTTGTCAGTGTACCCTTCTCATCAACCATTGTGCCAGTATCTGCTGGGACCCAGTCTTCAGCTAGCCCAAGTACACAGGTTGGTGGGCAGCCTCAGCCGGCCCAATCATTTGCAAAAGCAAACAACCAGGTCTCAGCTCAGACTAGTGCTACTGGAGTTTCACGTGGAGCTGGGAACTCTGCTTCTAGTCAGTCCCATTTGTCATGGCCTAGGATGACTCAAACTGATGTTCAAAAGTACACCAATATTTTTGTGAAAGTTGACACAGATAGAGATGGGAAAATCACTGGTGAACAAGCCCGCGACCTATTCCTGAAATGGGGACTACCAAGAG AGGTTTTAAAGCAGGTGTGGGATTTATCCGATCAGGATAACGATAGCATGCTTTCTGTCAGGGAGTTTTGTGTTGCGCTATATTTGATGGAGCGGTTTAGGGAGGGACGCCCTCTTCCAGCAGTGCTACCAAGCAATGTTATGTTTGATTTATCCAATATTTTTCAACCTGCAAATAATTACTCCAATGCTGGCAATATAGCCTGGAGACCTGCATCTG GCTTTCAACAACAGCAACTGATGCCTGGTCCTGGTGCTCGGCACATGGCACCTCCAGCTGGAGGAAGGCCACCGAAGCCAATTGCTCCTTCTCATGCTGTGGAAAGGCAGCAGGCCAATCAGCAGAAACCCAGAGTACCAGAATTGGAGAAACATCTTGTAAATCAACTGAGTACGGAGGAGGTTAACTCGTTGAATTCAAAGTTCAAAGAAGCAACCGAAGCTGATAAAAAG GTAGAAGAACTGGAGAAAGAAATTTTGGATGCTAGAGAGAAAATTGAATACTTCCGGGTCAAAATGCAGGAACTT AGCAGATGTGACAATCGCCTCAATGAGATCACAGAAAGGGCATCTGCTGATAGACGTGAG GAGAAGAAAATGGAGCTATACAGGGCAATTGTCAAGATGGAGCAAGAAGGTGATGGTGATGGCATGCTTCAG GATCGTGTTGATTGCATCCAATTAGATCTTGATGGGGTTGTGAAAACTCTCAATGAGCGCTGCAAGAACTACGGATTACGCGGAAAGCCTACAACATTAACTGAGCTTCCCTTTG gCTGGCAACCTGGCATCCAAGAAGAAGCTGCTGACTGGGATGAGGATTGGGATAAATTTGAAGACGAAG GATTCACTTGTGTCAAGGAGCTCACTCTTGATGTGTCAAATGTCTTGGCACCTCCAAAACAGAAATCATCATCAGTTCAGAAAGAAAAAGCTCCCCAAGTTGAGAGTCCAACAACTGCTTCTTCACTTAAAGTTGATGTTAAGTCTGAAAAGCCTCAAAGTACAGATGTGAGGGTTGTTGAAAATGGAGCAGCATATGATAAAAATGAGGACGAGTCAGCAAAAAGTGCTCCGAACAGTCCATTTGCCAGCAGTACTGTTGGAAGCCCATCTAGAGAATTTTCAGATTCTAACTACGGAAAGACAACAGATGCAGATGCCTCACCCCGTAATAAGGAATCTCAAAG TCATGATCATGCGGGTGCTGGGTCTATGTTTTCTGGTGACAAAGGTTCCGATGAACCAGCATGGGGGACATTTGACAATAATGATGACGTTGACTCGGTGTGGGGTTTCAATGCAGTTAGTACCACCAAG GATATGGATCAGGAGAGTAACAAGGATCACTACTTTTCTGGCCCTGGGGAGTTTGGCCTCAACCCTATCAGGACTGGGTCATCACAAGGAGGTGGCTTTTCCCAGAAGAGCCGCCCTTTTACTTTCGACGATTCTGTTCCTAGCACACCACTCTCAGCCTTCAATTCAGGGTATTCACCGCCAAGGTACAAGGATAGCTCAGAACCTTCATTTGACACCTTTTCTAGGTTTGATTCGTTCAAAAGCACGCAAGATACTGGATTTTTTCCTCAACCAGAAACACTCGGAAGATTTGATTCTATGCGCAGCAGTAGAGATTTTGATCATGGTAATGGTTTTCCAACATTTGATGACATCCCAGACCCGTTTGGCTCTTCGGTGCCATTTAGGTCATCGCTGGAAAGTCAAACTCCAAGAAGAGACTCAGACCCCTTCGGATCTTCAGGTCCATTTCGGACGTCACTGGAGAGTCAAACTCCAAGAAGAGAATCAGATTTTTTTGGGTCTTCAGCAGCGCCATTTAGGACATCATTTGACAGTCAAACTTCAAGAGGAGACTCGGACgcatttggatcctctccgttTAGGACATCATTCGACAGTCAAACTCCAAGAAGAGACTCGGACCCATTTGGGTCTTCAGGGCCTTTCCGAACGTCATTGGAGACCCCGAGAAAAGACTCTGATCATTGGAGTGCATTTTAG
- the LOC137722081 gene encoding uncharacterized protein isoform X2 → MASAQNQSANVDLFDAYFRRADLDRDGRISGNEAVAFFQGAGLAKQVLAQIWAHADQRQTGFLGQAEFYNALRLVTVAQSKRELTPEMVKAALYGPAAAKIPAPKINLAATPAPQFNSAAAAPATQGGPVTPTSSQNLGFRGPQVPPQYSSFGAAPATQGGAVTPTSSQDFEFRGPQIRSQFNSAPTATQGGPVTPTSSQNLGFRGLPPSVNVNQQNFISQDGRSIRPPVPPSSSDSQPTQGVAGPGFPSGGSVGGPQPQNSSMSNDWVGGRASGSMSGIPLQVVNKGITPSATQDVFGQATSGPTASLPPRPQAGSGIRPPGPPTKDSKPSNISGNGFAPDSSIGVDVFSATPSQPKQNFPLVSVPFSSTIVPVSAGTQSSASPSTQVGGQPQPAQSFAKANNQVSAQTSATGVSRGAGNSASSQSHLSWPRMTQTDVQKYTNIFVKVDTDRDGKITGEQARDLFLKWGLPREVLKQVWDLSDQDNDSMLSVREFCVALYLMERFREGRPLPAVLPSNVMFDLSNIFQPANNYSNAGNIAWRPASGFQQQQLMPGPGARHMAPPAGGRPPKPIAPSHAVERQQANQQKPRVPELEKHLVNQLSTEEVNSLNSKFKEATEADKKVEELEKEILDAREKIEYFRVKMQELSRCDNRLNEITERASADRREAESLAKKYEEKYKQAGDVASKLTIEEATFRDLQEKKMELYRAIVKMEQEGDGDGMLQDRVDCIQLDLDGVVKTLNERCKNYGLRGKPTTLTELPFGWQPGIQEEAADWDEDWDKFEDEGFTCVKELTLDVSNVLAPPKQKSSSVQKEKAPQVESPTTASSLKVDVKSEKPQSTDVRVVENGAAYDKNEDESAKSAPNSPFASSTVGSPSREFSDSNYGKTTDADASPRNKESQSHDHAGAGSMFSGDKGSDEPAWGTFDNNDDVDSVWGFNAVSTTKDMDQESNKDHYFSGPGEFGLNPIRTGSSQGGGFSQKSRPFTFDDSVPSTPLSAFNSGYSPPRYKDSSEPSFDTFSRFDSFKSTQDTGFFPQPETLGRFDSMRSSRDFDHGNGFPTFDDIPDPFGSSVPFRSSLESQTPRRDSDPFGSSGPFRTSLESQTPRRESDFFGSSAAPFRTSFDSQTSRGDSDAFGSSPFRTSFDSQTPRRDSDPFGSSGPFRTSLETPRKDSDHWSAF, encoded by the exons ATGGCGTCGGCTCAGAACCAATCTGCGAATGTGGATCTCTTCGATGCGTATTTCCGACGAGCAGACTTGGACCGCGATGGCCGGATTAGTGGCAATGAAGCCGTAGCTTTCTTCCAGGGCGCCGGTCTCGCCAAACAGGTCCTTGCgcag ATATGGGCACATGCAGACCAGAGGCAGACTGGATTCCTTGGTCAGGCAGAGTTTTACAATGCCCTTAGACTTGTCACTGTGGCACAAAGTAAGAGAGAACTTACGCCAGAAATGGTGAAGGCAGCATTATATGGCCCAGCTGCAGCTAAAATACCTGCACCCAAGATAAATCTTGCAGCGACTCCTGCCCCTCAGTTCAATTCTGCTGCAGCAGCACCTGCCACTCAGGGTGGTCCTGTTACTCCGACGTCCTCGCAAAATCTTGGGTTTAGGGGACCGCAAGTACCACCTCAGTATAGTTCTTTTGGAGCAGCACCTGCCACTCAGGGTGGTGCTGTCACTCCAACATCCTCCCAAGATTTTGAGTTCAGGGGACCACAAATACGATCTCAGTTTAATTCTGCTCCAACAGCGACTCAGGGCGGTCCTGTTACTCCAACATCTTCCCAGAATCTTGGGTTCAGGGGATTACCTCCAAGTGTGAATGTGAACCAGCAAAATTTCATTTCTCAAGATGGAAGGTCAATTAGGCCTCCAGTGCCTCCATCTAGTTCTGATTCCCAACCCACACAGGGTGTTGCTGGCCCAGGCTTTCCCAGTGGAGGTTCAGTGGGTGGTCCTCAACCACAAAATTCAAGCATGTCGAATGATTGGGTTGGTGGAAGGGCAAGTGGATCAATGTCCGGGATACCCTTGCAGGTTGTAAACAAAGGGATCACTCCTTCTGCAACACAAGATGTATTTGGGCAGGCAACATCAGGACCAACAGCTTCCCTACCACCTAGGCCACAGGCAGGTTCTGGGATCAGACCACCAGGACCACCGACTAAGGATTCCAAACCATCAAATATATCTGGGAATGGCTTTGCTCCCGACTCATCTATTGGAGTCGATGTGTTTTCTGCAACCCCATCTCAACCAAAGCAGAATTTTCCTCTTGTCAGTGTACCCTTCTCATCAACCATTGTGCCAGTATCTGCTGGGACCCAGTCTTCAGCTAGCCCAAGTACACAGGTTGGTGGGCAGCCTCAGCCGGCCCAATCATTTGCAAAAGCAAACAACCAGGTCTCAGCTCAGACTAGTGCTACTGGAGTTTCACGTGGAGCTGGGAACTCTGCTTCTAGTCAGTCCCATTTGTCATGGCCTAGGATGACTCAAACTGATGTTCAAAAGTACACCAATATTTTTGTGAAAGTTGACACAGATAGAGATGGGAAAATCACTGGTGAACAAGCCCGCGACCTATTCCTGAAATGGGGACTACCAAGAG AGGTTTTAAAGCAGGTGTGGGATTTATCCGATCAGGATAACGATAGCATGCTTTCTGTCAGGGAGTTTTGTGTTGCGCTATATTTGATGGAGCGGTTTAGGGAGGGACGCCCTCTTCCAGCAGTGCTACCAAGCAATGTTATGTTTGATTTATCCAATATTTTTCAACCTGCAAATAATTACTCCAATGCTGGCAATATAGCCTGGAGACCTGCATCTG GCTTTCAACAACAGCAACTGATGCCTGGTCCTGGTGCTCGGCACATGGCACCTCCAGCTGGAGGAAGGCCACCGAAGCCAATTGCTCCTTCTCATGCTGTGGAAAGGCAGCAGGCCAATCAGCAGAAACCCAGAGTACCAGAATTGGAGAAACATCTTGTAAATCAACTGAGTACGGAGGAGGTTAACTCGTTGAATTCAAAGTTCAAAGAAGCAACCGAAGCTGATAAAAAG GTAGAAGAACTGGAGAAAGAAATTTTGGATGCTAGAGAGAAAATTGAATACTTCCGGGTCAAAATGCAGGAACTT AGCAGATGTGACAATCGCCTCAATGAGATCACAGAAAGGGCATCTGCTGATAGACGTGAG GCTGAGTCCCTGGCTAAGAAATATGAAGAGAAATACAAACAAGCTGGAGATGTAGCTTCCAAGTTGACTATTGAAGAAGCCACGTTTCGTGATTTACAG GAGAAGAAAATGGAGCTATACAGGGCAATTGTCAAGATGGAGCAAGAAGGTGATGGTGATGGCATGCTTCAG GATCGTGTTGATTGCATCCAATTAGATCTTGATGGGGTTGTGAAAACTCTCAATGAGCGCTGCAAGAACTACGGATTACGCGGAAAGCCTACAACATTAACTGAGCTTCCCTTTG gCTGGCAACCTGGCATCCAAGAAGAAGCTGCTGACTGGGATGAGGATTGGGATAAATTTGAAGACGAAG GATTCACTTGTGTCAAGGAGCTCACTCTTGATGTGTCAAATGTCTTGGCACCTCCAAAACAGAAATCATCATCAGTTCAGAAAGAAAAAGCTCCCCAAGTTGAGAGTCCAACAACTGCTTCTTCACTTAAAGTTGATGTTAAGTCTGAAAAGCCTCAAAGTACAGATGTGAGGGTTGTTGAAAATGGAGCAGCATATGATAAAAATGAGGACGAGTCAGCAAAAAGTGCTCCGAACAGTCCATTTGCCAGCAGTACTGTTGGAAGCCCATCTAGAGAATTTTCAGATTCTAACTACGGAAAGACAACAGATGCAGATGCCTCACCCCGTAATAAGGAATCTCAAAG TCATGATCATGCGGGTGCTGGGTCTATGTTTTCTGGTGACAAAGGTTCCGATGAACCAGCATGGGGGACATTTGACAATAATGATGACGTTGACTCGGTGTGGGGTTTCAATGCAGTTAGTACCACCAAG GATATGGATCAGGAGAGTAACAAGGATCACTACTTTTCTGGCCCTGGGGAGTTTGGCCTCAACCCTATCAGGACTGGGTCATCACAAGGAGGTGGCTTTTCCCAGAAGAGCCGCCCTTTTACTTTCGACGATTCTGTTCCTAGCACACCACTCTCAGCCTTCAATTCAGGGTATTCACCGCCAAGGTACAAGGATAGCTCAGAACCTTCATTTGACACCTTTTCTAGGTTTGATTCGTTCAAAAGCACGCAAGATACTGGATTTTTTCCTCAACCAGAAACACTCGGAAGATTTGATTCTATGCGCAGCAGTAGAGATTTTGATCATGGTAATGGTTTTCCAACATTTGATGACATCCCAGACCCGTTTGGCTCTTCGGTGCCATTTAGGTCATCGCTGGAAAGTCAAACTCCAAGAAGAGACTCAGACCCCTTCGGATCTTCAGGTCCATTTCGGACGTCACTGGAGAGTCAAACTCCAAGAAGAGAATCAGATTTTTTTGGGTCTTCAGCAGCGCCATTTAGGACATCATTTGACAGTCAAACTTCAAGAGGAGACTCGGACgcatttggatcctctccgttTAGGACATCATTCGACAGTCAAACTCCAAGAAGAGACTCGGACCCATTTGGGTCTTCAGGGCCTTTCCGAACGTCATTGGAGACCCCGAGAAAAGACTCTGATCATTGGAGTGCATTTTAG
- the LOC137722081 gene encoding actin cytoskeleton-regulatory complex protein PAN1-like isoform X3, with product MASAQNQSANVDLFDAYFRRADLDRDGRISGNEAVAFFQGAGLAKQVLAQIWAHADQRQTGFLGQAEFYNALRLVTVAQSKRELTPEMVKAALYGPAAAKIPAPKINLAATPAPQFNSAAAAPATQGGPVTPTSSQNLGFRGPQVPPQYSSFGAAPATQGGAVTPTSSQDFEFRGPQIRSQFNSAPTATQGGPVTPTSSQNLGFRGLPPSVNVNQQNFISQDGRSIRPPVPPSSSDSQPTQGVAGPGFPSGGSVGGPQPQNSSMSNDWVGGRASGSMSGIPLQVVNKGITPSATQDVFGQATSGPTASLPPRPQAGSGIRPPGPPTKDSKPSNISGNGFAPDSSIGVDVFSATPSQPKQNFPLVSVPFSSTIVPVSAGTQSSASPSTQVGGQPQPAQSFAKANNQVSAQTSATGVSRGAGNSASSQSHLSWPRMTQTDVQKYTNIFVKVDTDRDGKITGEQARDLFLKWGLPREVLKQVWDLSDQDNDSMLSVREFCVALYLMERFREGRPLPAVLPSNVMFDLSNIFQPANNYSNAGNIAWRPASGFQQQQLMPGPGARHMAPPAGGRPPKPIAPSHAVERQQANQQKPRVPELEKHLVNQLSTEEVNSLNSKFKEATEADKKVEELEKEILDAREKIEYFRVKMQELVLYKSRCDNRLNEITERASADRREEKKMELYRAIVKMEQEGDGDGMLQDRVDCIQLDLDGVVKTLNERCKNYGLRGKPTTLTELPFGWQPGIQEEAADWDEDWDKFEDEGFTCVKELTLDVSNVLAPPKQKSSSVQKEKAPQVESPTTASSLKVDVKSEKPQSTDVRVVENGAAYDKNEDESAKSAPNSPFASSTVGSPSREFSDSNYGKTTDADASPRNKESQSHDHAGAGSMFSGDKGSDEPAWGTFDNNDDVDSVWGFNAVSTTKDMDQESNKDHYFSGPGEFGLNPIRTGSSQGGGFSQKSRPFTFDDSVPSTPLSAFNSGYSPPRYKDSSEPSFDTFSRFDSFKSTQDTGFFPQPETLGRFDSMRSSRDFDHGNGFPTFDDIPDPFGSSVPFRSSLESQTPRRDSDPFGSSGPFRTSLESQTPRRESDFFGSSAAPFRTSFDSQTSRGDSDAFGSSPFRTSFDSQTPRRDSDPFGSSGPFRTSLETPRKDSDHWSAF from the exons ATGGCGTCGGCTCAGAACCAATCTGCGAATGTGGATCTCTTCGATGCGTATTTCCGACGAGCAGACTTGGACCGCGATGGCCGGATTAGTGGCAATGAAGCCGTAGCTTTCTTCCAGGGCGCCGGTCTCGCCAAACAGGTCCTTGCgcag ATATGGGCACATGCAGACCAGAGGCAGACTGGATTCCTTGGTCAGGCAGAGTTTTACAATGCCCTTAGACTTGTCACTGTGGCACAAAGTAAGAGAGAACTTACGCCAGAAATGGTGAAGGCAGCATTATATGGCCCAGCTGCAGCTAAAATACCTGCACCCAAGATAAATCTTGCAGCGACTCCTGCCCCTCAGTTCAATTCTGCTGCAGCAGCACCTGCCACTCAGGGTGGTCCTGTTACTCCGACGTCCTCGCAAAATCTTGGGTTTAGGGGACCGCAAGTACCACCTCAGTATAGTTCTTTTGGAGCAGCACCTGCCACTCAGGGTGGTGCTGTCACTCCAACATCCTCCCAAGATTTTGAGTTCAGGGGACCACAAATACGATCTCAGTTTAATTCTGCTCCAACAGCGACTCAGGGCGGTCCTGTTACTCCAACATCTTCCCAGAATCTTGGGTTCAGGGGATTACCTCCAAGTGTGAATGTGAACCAGCAAAATTTCATTTCTCAAGATGGAAGGTCAATTAGGCCTCCAGTGCCTCCATCTAGTTCTGATTCCCAACCCACACAGGGTGTTGCTGGCCCAGGCTTTCCCAGTGGAGGTTCAGTGGGTGGTCCTCAACCACAAAATTCAAGCATGTCGAATGATTGGGTTGGTGGAAGGGCAAGTGGATCAATGTCCGGGATACCCTTGCAGGTTGTAAACAAAGGGATCACTCCTTCTGCAACACAAGATGTATTTGGGCAGGCAACATCAGGACCAACAGCTTCCCTACCACCTAGGCCACAGGCAGGTTCTGGGATCAGACCACCAGGACCACCGACTAAGGATTCCAAACCATCAAATATATCTGGGAATGGCTTTGCTCCCGACTCATCTATTGGAGTCGATGTGTTTTCTGCAACCCCATCTCAACCAAAGCAGAATTTTCCTCTTGTCAGTGTACCCTTCTCATCAACCATTGTGCCAGTATCTGCTGGGACCCAGTCTTCAGCTAGCCCAAGTACACAGGTTGGTGGGCAGCCTCAGCCGGCCCAATCATTTGCAAAAGCAAACAACCAGGTCTCAGCTCAGACTAGTGCTACTGGAGTTTCACGTGGAGCTGGGAACTCTGCTTCTAGTCAGTCCCATTTGTCATGGCCTAGGATGACTCAAACTGATGTTCAAAAGTACACCAATATTTTTGTGAAAGTTGACACAGATAGAGATGGGAAAATCACTGGTGAACAAGCCCGCGACCTATTCCTGAAATGGGGACTACCAAGAG AGGTTTTAAAGCAGGTGTGGGATTTATCCGATCAGGATAACGATAGCATGCTTTCTGTCAGGGAGTTTTGTGTTGCGCTATATTTGATGGAGCGGTTTAGGGAGGGACGCCCTCTTCCAGCAGTGCTACCAAGCAATGTTATGTTTGATTTATCCAATATTTTTCAACCTGCAAATAATTACTCCAATGCTGGCAATATAGCCTGGAGACCTGCATCTG GCTTTCAACAACAGCAACTGATGCCTGGTCCTGGTGCTCGGCACATGGCACCTCCAGCTGGAGGAAGGCCACCGAAGCCAATTGCTCCTTCTCATGCTGTGGAAAGGCAGCAGGCCAATCAGCAGAAACCCAGAGTACCAGAATTGGAGAAACATCTTGTAAATCAACTGAGTACGGAGGAGGTTAACTCGTTGAATTCAAAGTTCAAAGAAGCAACCGAAGCTGATAAAAAG GTAGAAGAACTGGAGAAAGAAATTTTGGATGCTAGAGAGAAAATTGAATACTTCCGGGTCAAAATGCAGGAACTT GTTTTGTACAAGAGCAGATGTGACAATCGCCTCAATGAGATCACAGAAAGGGCATCTGCTGATAGACGTGAG GAGAAGAAAATGGAGCTATACAGGGCAATTGTCAAGATGGAGCAAGAAGGTGATGGTGATGGCATGCTTCAG GATCGTGTTGATTGCATCCAATTAGATCTTGATGGGGTTGTGAAAACTCTCAATGAGCGCTGCAAGAACTACGGATTACGCGGAAAGCCTACAACATTAACTGAGCTTCCCTTTG gCTGGCAACCTGGCATCCAAGAAGAAGCTGCTGACTGGGATGAGGATTGGGATAAATTTGAAGACGAAG GATTCACTTGTGTCAAGGAGCTCACTCTTGATGTGTCAAATGTCTTGGCACCTCCAAAACAGAAATCATCATCAGTTCAGAAAGAAAAAGCTCCCCAAGTTGAGAGTCCAACAACTGCTTCTTCACTTAAAGTTGATGTTAAGTCTGAAAAGCCTCAAAGTACAGATGTGAGGGTTGTTGAAAATGGAGCAGCATATGATAAAAATGAGGACGAGTCAGCAAAAAGTGCTCCGAACAGTCCATTTGCCAGCAGTACTGTTGGAAGCCCATCTAGAGAATTTTCAGATTCTAACTACGGAAAGACAACAGATGCAGATGCCTCACCCCGTAATAAGGAATCTCAAAG TCATGATCATGCGGGTGCTGGGTCTATGTTTTCTGGTGACAAAGGTTCCGATGAACCAGCATGGGGGACATTTGACAATAATGATGACGTTGACTCGGTGTGGGGTTTCAATGCAGTTAGTACCACCAAG GATATGGATCAGGAGAGTAACAAGGATCACTACTTTTCTGGCCCTGGGGAGTTTGGCCTCAACCCTATCAGGACTGGGTCATCACAAGGAGGTGGCTTTTCCCAGAAGAGCCGCCCTTTTACTTTCGACGATTCTGTTCCTAGCACACCACTCTCAGCCTTCAATTCAGGGTATTCACCGCCAAGGTACAAGGATAGCTCAGAACCTTCATTTGACACCTTTTCTAGGTTTGATTCGTTCAAAAGCACGCAAGATACTGGATTTTTTCCTCAACCAGAAACACTCGGAAGATTTGATTCTATGCGCAGCAGTAGAGATTTTGATCATGGTAATGGTTTTCCAACATTTGATGACATCCCAGACCCGTTTGGCTCTTCGGTGCCATTTAGGTCATCGCTGGAAAGTCAAACTCCAAGAAGAGACTCAGACCCCTTCGGATCTTCAGGTCCATTTCGGACGTCACTGGAGAGTCAAACTCCAAGAAGAGAATCAGATTTTTTTGGGTCTTCAGCAGCGCCATTTAGGACATCATTTGACAGTCAAACTTCAAGAGGAGACTCGGACgcatttggatcctctccgttTAGGACATCATTCGACAGTCAAACTCCAAGAAGAGACTCGGACCCATTTGGGTCTTCAGGGCCTTTCCGAACGTCATTGGAGACCCCGAGAAAAGACTCTGATCATTGGAGTGCATTTTAG